In a single window of the Nocardiopsis composta genome:
- a CDS encoding alpha/beta fold hydrolase: protein MDPPPQGPAGRGRRPGPAAHQHQLYWLTGTGSSSAYVGYAQESSWGEPARDSGVPTGVIAFAHDIGIRRYAEQENTVVRWTDADRGGHFAALEEPEALTADVREFFRPLR from the coding sequence GTGGACCCACCCCCGCAAGGCCCTGCCGGACGAGGTCGTCGACCGGGACCGGCTGCTCACCAACACCAGCTCTACTGGCTGACCGGTACCGGCTCCTCCTCGGCCTACGTCGGCTACGCCCAGGAGTCGTCCTGGGGCGAGCCGGCCCGCGACTCCGGCGTCCCGACCGGTGTCATCGCCTTCGCGCACGACATCGGCATCCGCCGCTACGCGGAGCAGGAGAACACCGTCGTCCGCTGGACGGACGCGGACCGCGGCGGCCACTTCGCCGCCCTGGAGGAGCCCGAGGCCCTCACCGCCGACGTCCGGGAGTTCTTCCGACCGCTCCGCTGA